In one window of Microtus pennsylvanicus isolate mMicPen1 chromosome 2, mMicPen1.hap1, whole genome shotgun sequence DNA:
- the Chgb gene encoding secretogranin-1 → MQTAVLLGLLGAAALAAVSSAPVDNRNRDEEMVTRCIIEVLSSALSKSSVPTVTPECRQVLKKSGKEVQGEEKGENENSKFEVRLLRDPAAASVAHWSSSREETGAPGEDTQGQTKTDNEKWVEGGGQSREGVDKPQESLPPSNQQESKEAKIHHSEDSGGEEKEEEGKNYPKGEHREDAGEEKYLEAQGEKQSTFSNKRSDTTGKKKEKSWSRADTHSVGLYEKTHSREQGSQESGEEARRQEKQPQELSNHDQSKEESEEVEEDGTSEVTKRRPRHHHGRSRPNKSSQEGHPVLEERRHGPEESEEADVTTASLGEKRGYHPTHYRPSEEEPEYGEETRSYPGFQVPEGLQGPQYGGRGSEEDRAPRIQSEESQDKQYQRSHANSELESMANRHREETEERRGYEGTKGGQHRGRGGEPGAYSAPDTREEKRFLGEGHYPVHEGPIDKAKRYPQSKWREQENTYLNYGEGGDQGKWWQQEELLDPEESREEVRFPDRQYAPYPTAEKRKRLGMLLNPYFDPLQWKNSDFEKKEHPDDNFREGEDGNGLTLAEKNFFPEYNYEWWEKRPFSEDVNWGYEKRSFDRAPHLDFKRQYDDGVAELDQLLHYRKKSAEFPDFYDSEEQAGPRQEAEDEKGRADQRILTEEEKKELENLAAMDLELQNIAEKFSQRG, encoded by the exons GTGGGAAAGAGGTCCAAGGTGAAGAAAAAGGTGAAAATGAGAACTCCAAGTTTGAAGTACGATTGCTAAGAGACCCAGCTGCTGCCTCAGTAGCCCACTGGTCCTCCAgtagggaggaaacaggagctccAGGAGAAGACACTCAAGGCCAGACAAAGACAGACAATGAGAAGTGggtagaaggaggaggacaaAGCCGAGAGGGAGTAGATAAGCCCCAGGagagcctccctccctccaaccaACAAGAGTCCAAAGAAGCAAAGATACACCACTCGGAAGAcagtgggggagaggagaaggaggaagaaggcaagaatTACCCAAAAGGGGAGCACAGGGAAGATGCTGGCGAAGAGAAATACCTCGAAGctcagggagagaaacagagcacCTTCTCCAACAAAAGAAGCGACACTACGGGTAAGAAAAAGGAGAAGTCCTGGAGCAGAGCAGATACACACTCTGTGGGGCTCTATGAGAAGACACACAGCCGGGAACAAGGCAGCCAGGAGAGTGGAGAGGAGGCAAGGAGGCAGGAGAAACAACCCCAGGAGCTTAGCAACCACGACCAGAGCAAAGAAGAATCTGAGGAAGTCGAGGAAGACGGGACCTCTGAAGTAACCAAACGAAGGCCCAGACACCACCATGGGAGAAGCCGGCCCAACAAGTCTTCTCAAGAAGGGCATCCTGTATTGGAGGAAAGGAGACATGGCCCCGAGGAATCGGAGGAGGCAGATGTGACCACAGCTAGTTTAGGGGAAAAGAGGGGCTACCATCCAACCCACTACAGGCCTTCAGAGGAGGAACCTGAATATGGGGAAGAAACAAGAAGCTATCCAGGCTTTCAGGTTCCCGAGGGCCTCCAGGGACCACAGTACGGGGGCAGAGGAAGTGAAGAGGACAGAGCTCCAAGAATCCAGAGTGAGGAGAGCCAGGATAAACAGTACCAGAGAAGCCATGCCAACTCTGAACTTGAAAGCATGGCAAACAGACACCgtgaagaaactgaggaaagGAGGGGCTATGAGGGGACAAAGGGAGGCCAACACAGAGGTCGAGGAGGTGAGCCAGGTGCCTATTCTGCCCCTGAcaccagagaagagaaaaggttCCTGGGTGAAGGACATTACCCTGTTCACGAAGGCCCAATAGATAAGGCAAAAAGATATCCACAAAGCAAATGGCGAGAACAGGAGAACACCTACCTCAATTATGGTGAGGGAGGGGACCAAGGGAAATGGTGGCAACAGGAAGAGCTGCTAGACCCggaagagagcagggaggaagtGAGGTTTCCAGACAGACAATACGCACCCTATCCCACTGCTGAAAAGAGGAAGAGGTTAGGGATGCTACTCAACCCCTACTTTGACCCTCTCCAGTGGAAGAATAGTGATTTTGAGAAAAAAGAGCACCCAGATGACAACTTCCGCGAAGGTGAAGATGGAAATGGGTTGACCTTGGCTGAGAAGAATTTCTTCCCGGAGTACAATTACGAGTGGTGGGAGAAAAGGCCCTTCTCGGAGGATGTTAACTGGGGATACGAGAAGAGAAGCTTTGACAGGGCCCCTCATCTGGACTTTAAAAGGCAGTATGATGACGGAGTGGCTGAACTGGACCAGCTCCTTCACTACAGGAAGAAGTCCGCCGAATTTCCGGACTTCTACGACTCAGAGGAGCAGGCGGGGCCTCGCCAGGAGGCAGAAGATGAAAAGGGCAGGGCTGACCAGAGAATTCTGACCGAGGAAGAG AAAAAAGAACTGGAGAACCTGGCTGCCATGGATCTGGAGCTGCAGAACATAGCGGAAAAGTTCAGTCAGCGGGGCTGA